One stretch of Sebastes umbrosus isolate fSebUmb1 chromosome 5, fSebUmb1.pri, whole genome shotgun sequence DNA includes these proteins:
- the march2 gene encoding E3 ubiquitin-protein ligase MARCHF2 isoform X1 has product MTTGGCCHLPGSLCDCASSPGVWKSVEEAGGDGCQALYVTQVTAIDGRLLSSVLKPMSTQSDGPICRICHEGGSSECLLSPCDCTGTLGTVHKSCLEKWLSSSNTSYCELCHTEFSIERRPRPLTEVTKWLRDPGPRNEKRTLFCDMVCFLFITPLAAISGWLCLRGAQDHLQLSSWLQAIGLIALTIALFTIYVLWTLVSFRYHCQLYSEWRRTNQKVRLLIPEAKESNSSQHSLLSTKLMKKSANESIV; this is encoded by the exons ATGACGACGGGGGGTTGTTGCCACCTGCCTGGCTCTCTGTGTGACTGCGCGAGCAGCCCTGGCGTGTGGAAGAGCGTGGAGGAAGCGGGTGGTGACGGATGTCAGGCGCTCTACGTCACCCAGGTCACCGCCATAGACGGACGATTGCTCTCCTCTGTGCTCAAACCCATGAGCACACAAAG TGATGGTCCTATCTGCCGTATTTGCCACGAAGGAGGCAGCAGTGAGTGTCTCTTGTCTCCGTGCGACTGCACAGGCACCCTGGGCACGGTGCACAAGAGCTGCCTGGAGAAGTGGCTCTCCTCTTCCAACACCAGCTACTGTGAGCTCTGCCACACCGAGTTCAGCATCGAGCGCCGACCGAGGCCTCTCACAGAGGTAACAAAG TGGCTGCGAGACCCCGGCCCTCGTAATGAGAAGAGGACGCTGTTCTGTGACATGGTGTGCTTCCTGTTTATCACGCCTCTGGCAGCCATTTCCGGCTGGCTGTGCCTGCGGGGCGCTCAGGACCATCTTCAGCTGAGCAGCTGGCTGCAGGCCATCGGCCTCATCGCCCTCACCATCGCCCTCTTCACCATCTACGTCCTCTGGACCCTG GTATCTTTCCGCTACCACTGTCAGCTGTACTCTGAGTGGAGAAGAACAAACCAGAAAGTACGTCTGCTCATTCCTGAAGCCAAGGAGTCAAACTCTTCCCAGCATTCCTTGCTCTCGACCAAACTGATGAAGAAGTCTGCCAATGAGAGTATAGTATGA
- the march2 gene encoding E3 ubiquitin-protein ligase MARCHF2 isoform X2: MTTGGCCHLPGSLCDCASSPGVWKSVEEAGGDGCQALYVTQVTAIDGRLLSSVLKPMSTQSDGPICRICHEGGSSECLLSPCDCTGTLGTVHKSCLEKWLSSSNTSYCELCHTEFSIERRPRPLTEWLRDPGPRNEKRTLFCDMVCFLFITPLAAISGWLCLRGAQDHLQLSSWLQAIGLIALTIALFTIYVLWTLVSFRYHCQLYSEWRRTNQKVRLLIPEAKESNSSQHSLLSTKLMKKSANESIV, from the exons ATGACGACGGGGGGTTGTTGCCACCTGCCTGGCTCTCTGTGTGACTGCGCGAGCAGCCCTGGCGTGTGGAAGAGCGTGGAGGAAGCGGGTGGTGACGGATGTCAGGCGCTCTACGTCACCCAGGTCACCGCCATAGACGGACGATTGCTCTCCTCTGTGCTCAAACCCATGAGCACACAAAG TGATGGTCCTATCTGCCGTATTTGCCACGAAGGAGGCAGCAGTGAGTGTCTCTTGTCTCCGTGCGACTGCACAGGCACCCTGGGCACGGTGCACAAGAGCTGCCTGGAGAAGTGGCTCTCCTCTTCCAACACCAGCTACTGTGAGCTCTGCCACACCGAGTTCAGCATCGAGCGCCGACCGAGGCCTCTCACAGAG TGGCTGCGAGACCCCGGCCCTCGTAATGAGAAGAGGACGCTGTTCTGTGACATGGTGTGCTTCCTGTTTATCACGCCTCTGGCAGCCATTTCCGGCTGGCTGTGCCTGCGGGGCGCTCAGGACCATCTTCAGCTGAGCAGCTGGCTGCAGGCCATCGGCCTCATCGCCCTCACCATCGCCCTCTTCACCATCTACGTCCTCTGGACCCTG GTATCTTTCCGCTACCACTGTCAGCTGTACTCTGAGTGGAGAAGAACAAACCAGAAAGTACGTCTGCTCATTCCTGAAGCCAAGGAGTCAAACTCTTCCCAGCATTCCTTGCTCTCGACCAAACTGATGAAGAAGTCTGCCAATGAGAGTATAGTATGA
- the LOC119488081 gene encoding ras-related protein Rab-11B-like translates to MGTRDDEYDYLFKVVLIGDSGVGKSNLLSRFTRNEFNLESKSTIGVEFATRSIQVDGKTIKAQIWDTAGQERYRAITSAYYRGAVGALLVYDIAKHLTYKNIERWLKELRDHADNNIVIMQVGNKSDLRHLRAVPTDEARAFAEKNAISFIETSALDSTNVEEAFKNILTEIYRIVSQKQISDRSAHDESPGNNVVDISLPPTTDGQRGNKLPCCQAL, encoded by the exons TCGTACTAATCGGAGACTCTGGAGTGGGGAAGAGTAACCTGCTGTCCCGTTTCACAAGAAATGAGTTCAACCTGGAGAGCAAGAGCACCATTGGGGTGGAGTTCGCCACCCGCAGCATCCAGGTGGACGGCAAGACGATAAAGGCCCAAATTTGGGACACAGCAGGACAGGAACGCTACAGAGCAATTACCTCAGc GTATTATCGGGGTGCAGTTGGAGCTCTCCTGGTTTACGACATCGCCAAGCACCTGACATACAAGAACATTGAACGCTGGCTGAAGGAGCTGAGGGACCACGCTGACAACAACATCGTCATCATGCAGGTTGGAAACAAGAGCGACCTCCGCCACCTCAGGGCGGTGCCCACTGATGAGGCTCGAGCCTTTGCAG AAAAGAACGCTATTTCATTTATTGAAACCTCCGCCTTGGACTCCACTAATGTAGAAGAGGCCTTTAAGAACATCCTCACAG aaatCTACCGTATTGTGTCTCAGAAGCAAATATCGGACAGATCTGCACATGATGAGTCTCCAGGCAACAATGTAGTGGACATAAGCCTCCCCCCTACCACGGACGGGCAGAGGGGCAACAAACTCCCTTGTTGCCAAGCCCTGTGA